One genomic window of Pseudomonadales bacterium includes the following:
- a CDS encoding retention module-containing protein — MNDLIEQKNTTETGESQQIVGIVTSTAGATAVVVSADGSLRELNPGDPVHENDVLQVIEGSHVVITFADGSVRELPREGGFQLNGNSYQQLAQSDYSDDSNPEFEQLLAALEEGKDPTDELEEPAAGDVGGASDEIGQGLVIELSGQEAIATAGIDPDLPPQSILEPTADPGLQTGDSGDSGNGGENGGNGVTTTVTLNDVSAAENNSLIYTASVDNAPQTPFSVTLDNGVVIHFAAGALTGSSDPQPAQGDDPYVDGDSFSVSIASTSGGNFEALDTSDTATIHITDTLDTTTVTLNDVSAAENNSLIYTASVDNAPQTPFSVTLDNGVVIHFAAGALTGSSDPQPAQGDDPYVDGDSFSVSIASTSGGNFEALDTSDTATIHITDTLDTTTVTLNDVSAAENNSLIYTASVDNAPQTPFSVTLDNGVVIHFAAGALTGSSDPQPAQGDDPYVDGDSFSVSIASTSGGNFEALDTSDTATIHITDTLDTTTVTLNDVSAAENNSLIYTASVDNAPQTPFSVTLDNGVVIHFAAGALTGSSDPQPAQGDDPYVDGDSFSVSIASTSGGNFEALDTSDTATIHITDTLDTTTVTLNDVSAAENNSLIYTASVDNAPQTPFSVTLDNGVVIHFAAGALTGSSDPQPAQGDDPYVDGDSFSVSIASTSGGNFEALDTSDTATIHITDTLDTTTVTLNDVSAAENNSLIYTASVDNAPQTPFSVTLDNGVVIHFAAGALTGSSDPQPAQGDDPYVDGDSFSVSIASTSGGNFEALDTSDTATIHITDTLDTTTVTLNDVSAAENNSLIYTASVDNAPQTPFSVTLDNGVVIHFAAGALTGSSDPQPAQGDDPYVDGDSFSVSIASTSGGNFEALDTSDTATIHITDTLDTTTVTLNDVSAAENNSLIYTASVDNAPQTPFSVTLDNGVVIHFAAGALTGSSDPQPAQGDDPYVDGDSFSVSIASTSGGNFEALDTSDTATIHITDTLDTTTVTLNDVSAAENNSLIYTASVDNAPQTPFSVTLDNGVVIHFAAGALTGSSDPQPAQGDDPYVDGDSFSVSIASTSGGNFEALDTSDTATIHITDTLDTTTVTLNDVSAAENNSLIYTASVDNAPQTPFSVTLDNGVVIHFAAGALTGSSDPQPAQGDDPYVDGDSFSVSIASTSGGNFEALDTSDTATIHITDTLDTTTVTLNDVSAAENNSLIYTASVDNAPQTPFSVTLDNGVVIHFAAGALTGSSDPQPAQGDDPYVDGDSFSVSIASTSGGNFEALDTSDTATIHITDTLDTTTVTLNDVSAAENNSLIYTASVDNAPQTPFSVTLDNGVVIHFAAGALTGSSDPQPGLPNEQVFEVSVAATSGGNYEALNTTDTAVVTVFDGNVPPVAQGGALTVSEEGLLGGIQDSQGVNDTTNASSDSVSLPAVDVNGDLLIYTLDTAESGLTSNGVAITFSGQGTDTLVGSVPDGLGGEITIITLSVDSSGTVTADLSGPVDHADTNIESDLSFDVTLAVSDGEFTDTANVSITIEDDSPVGDNVDKGIVLPDQQAVSVVVVLDVSGSMNNSTANGTRIGLAKQALDNLSDELFSQGGSVVISLITFSSDATYVGSFSNEAAFDSAVYGLSANGATNYNASLVETNQLLMEQLAQDRPENIQDLLYFISDGEPTAGGPVDVSLLTNGIADGDLPTVFSIGAGSGVSVAALDAIIPPSQQSDPDFGDPIIVNNFNDLSDTLIDLLALPAQTSGNFFVNGTPVLTKGADGGEITEIRFGGETYTQDSPEVSGSTLTATSVQGTLVVNFLTGSYEFTASDNLVNGDSVVIQLLFTDFDGDTAAAQLTLNVGDNTAPVAQSFNLITSAAGDFSMDSDEVARFSVDPDGDNAYLFSTTAGAEHTPYSQKAIIFGGFDYTVVDDQGQGSNTATASLIRDNNDDVLTGTAGRDLIIDKNSGFVSLDVRSGSTFNNNNLFGVAVGGLDAGLSVTKIVIDLSAINDAFFDVSGSGSTPFGVSSLVGISSANISSALSNSDQTLTINIAPGALTNGDSFRFGIDTDDNAVIGNGDDFGLLGVPVTLQLSDGSVVQSQYQPGANGTSKLSFEISAVNDAELLGNAGDDVLVGGTGNDILTGGAGEDIFVWNAGDAASNAIDTITDFNQSGGTYNTAEGDVLDISDLLTGEEMLDHSTSTSLAAALDANYLSVTSDGTDTTIVADVDGSGTGTATQTLIIEGVDLTNGGTTSSAQVIENLLNTNSLIVD, encoded by the coding sequence ATGAATGATCTAATTGAGCAGAAAAATACAACCGAAACGGGCGAAAGCCAGCAAATCGTTGGCATTGTTACCTCAACAGCCGGTGCTACCGCTGTAGTGGTTTCTGCCGACGGTTCACTGCGGGAATTAAACCCCGGTGATCCTGTTCATGAAAACGATGTACTTCAGGTGATAGAAGGATCTCATGTTGTCATTACCTTTGCAGACGGATCTGTCCGTGAATTACCTCGAGAAGGTGGTTTTCAGCTTAACGGGAACAGCTACCAACAACTTGCCCAGAGCGACTACTCGGATGATTCAAACCCTGAATTTGAACAGCTGTTGGCGGCTCTGGAAGAAGGGAAAGACCCGACAGATGAGTTGGAAGAACCTGCTGCTGGAGATGTTGGCGGTGCAAGTGACGAAATTGGCCAAGGGTTAGTCATTGAGCTGTCTGGACAGGAAGCAATAGCAACAGCGGGTATTGATCCGGATTTGCCTCCTCAATCCATACTGGAACCAACAGCGGATCCCGGTTTGCAAACAGGTGATTCAGGTGACTCGGGTAATGGTGGCGAAAATGGTGGTAATGGCGTCACCACCACGGTGACCCTGAACGACGTCAGTGCTGCCGAAAACAACAGCTTGATCTACACCGCCAGTGTCGATAACGCCCCACAGACCCCGTTCAGCGTGACGCTGGACAACGGTGTGGTGATCCACTTTGCGGCGGGCGCCCTGACCGGCAGCTCCGATCCGCAACCGGCACAAGGGGATGATCCCTACGTGGACGGTGACAGCTTCAGCGTCAGTATCGCCAGCACCAGCGGTGGCAACTTCGAAGCCCTGGACACCAGCGACACGGCCACCATCCATATTACCGACACCCTGGACACCACCACGGTGACCCTGAACGACGTCAGTGCTGCCGAAAACAACAGCCTGATCTACACCGCCAGTGTCGATAACGCCCCGCAGACCCCGTTCAGCGTGACGCTGGACAACGGTGTGGTGATCCACTTTGCGGCGGGCGCCCTGACCGGCAGCTCCGATCCGCAACCGGCACAAGGGGATGATCCCTACGTGGACGGTGACAGCTTCAGCGTCAGTATCGCCAGCACCAGCGGTGGCAACTTCGAAGCCCTGGACACCAGCGACACGGCCACCATCCATATTACCGACACCCTGGACACCACCACGGTGACCCTGAACGACGTCAGTGCTGCCGAAAACAACAGCCTGATCTACACCGCCAGTGTCGATAACGCCCCGCAGACCCCGTTCAGCGTGACGCTGGACAACGGTGTGGTGATCCACTTTGCGGCGGGCGCCCTGACCGGCAGCTCCGATCCGCAACCGGCACAAGGGGATGATCCCTACGTGGACGGTGACAGCTTCAGCGTCAGTATCGCCAGCACCAGCGGTGGCAACTTCGAAGCCCTGGACACCAGCGACACGGCCACCATCCATATTACCGACACCCTGGACACCACCACGGTGACCCTGAACGACGTCAGTGCTGCCGAAAACAACAGCCTGATCTACACCGCCAGTGTCGATAACGCCCCGCAGACCCCGTTCAGCGTGACGCTGGACAACGGTGTGGTGATCCACTTTGCGGCGGGCGCCCTGACCGGCAGCTCCGATCCGCAACCGGCACAAGGGGATGATCCCTACGTGGACGGTGACAGCTTCAGCGTCAGTATCGCCAGCACCAGCGGTGGCAACTTCGAAGCCCTGGACACCAGCGACACGGCCACCATCCATATTACCGACACCCTGGACACCACCACGGTGACCCTGAACGACGTCAGTGCTGCCGAAAACAACAGCCTGATCTACACCGCCAGTGTCGATAACGCCCCGCAGACCCCGTTCAGCGTGACGCTGGACAACGGTGTGGTGATCCACTTTGCGGCGGGCGCCCTGACCGGCAGCTCCGATCCGCAACCGGCACAAGGGGATGATCCCTACGTGGACGGTGACAGCTTCAGCGTCAGTATCGCCAGCACCAGCGGTGGCAACTTCGAAGCCCTGGACACCAGCGACACGGCCACCATCCATATTACCGACACCCTGGACACCACCACGGTGACCCTGAACGACGTCAGTGCTGCCGAAAACAACAGCCTGATCTACACCGCCAGTGTCGATAACGCCCCGCAGACCCCGTTCAGCGTGACGCTGGACAACGGTGTGGTGATCCACTTTGCGGCGGGCGCCCTGACCGGCAGCTCCGATCCGCAACCGGCACAAGGGGATGATCCCTACGTGGACGGTGACAGCTTCAGCGTCAGTATCGCCAGCACCAGCGGTGGCAACTTCGAAGCCCTGGACACCAGCGACACGGCCACCATCCATATTACCGACACCCTGGACACCACCACGGTGACCCTGAACGACGTCAGTGCTGCCGAAAACAACAGCTTGATCTACACCGCCAGTGTCGATAACGCCCCACAGACCCCGTTCAGCGTGACGCTGGACAACGGTGTGGTGATCCACTTTGCGGCGGGCGCCCTGACCGGCAGCTCCGATCCGCAACCGGCACAAGGGGATGATCCCTACGTGGACGGTGACAGCTTCAGCGTCAGTATCGCCAGCACCAGCGGTGGCAACTTCGAAGCCCTGGACACCAGCGACACGGCCACCATCCATATTACCGACACCCTGGACACCACCACGGTGACCCTGAACGACGTCAGTGCTGCCGAAAACAACAGCCTGATCTACACCGCCAGTGTCGATAACGCCCCGCAGACCCCGTTCAGCGTGACGCTGGACAACGGTGTGGTGATCCACTTTGCGGCGGGCGCCCTGACCGGCAGCTCCGATCCGCAACCGGCACAAGGGGATGATCCCTACGTGGACGGTGACAGCTTCAGCGTCAGTATCGCCAGCACCAGCGGTGGCAACTTCGAAGCCCTGGACACCAGCGACACGGCCACCATCCATATTACCGACACCCTGGACACCACCACGGTGACCCTGAACGACGTCAGTGCTGCCGAAAACAACAGCCTGATCTACACCGCCAGTGTCGATAACGCCCCGCAGACCCCGTTCAGCGTGACGCTGGACAACGGTGTGGTGATCCACTTTGCGGCGGGCGCCCTGACCGGCAGCTCCGATCCGCAACCGGCACAAGGGGATGATCCCTACGTGGACGGTGACAGCTTCAGCGTCAGTATCGCCAGCACCAGCGGTGGCAACTTCGAAGCCCTGGACACCAGCGACACGGCCACCATCCATATTACCGACACCCTGGACACCACCACGGTGACCCTGAACGACGTCAGTGCTGCCGAAAACAACAGCCTGATCTACACCGCCAGTGTCGATAACGCCCCGCAGACCCCGTTCAGCGTGACGCTGGACAACGGTGTGGTGATCCACTTTGCGGCGGGCGCCCTGACCGGCAGCTCCGATCCGCAACCGGCACAAGGGGATGATCCCTACGTGGACGGTGACAGCTTCAGCGTCAGTATCGCCAGCACCAGCGGTGGCAACTTCGAAGCCCTGGACACCAGCGACACGGCCACCATCCATATTACCGACACCCTGGACACCACCACGGTGACCCTGAACGACGTCAGTGCTGCCGAAAACAACAGCCTGATCTACACCGCCAGTGTCGATAACGCCCCGCAGACCCCGTTCAGCGTGACGCTGGACAACGGTGTGGTGATCCACTTTGCGGCGGGCGCCCTGACCGGCAGCTCCGATCCGCAACCGGCACAAGGGGATGATCCCTACGTGGACGGTGACAGCTTCAGCGTCAGTATCGCCAGCACCAGCGGTGGCAACTTCGAAGCCCTGGACACCAGCGACACGGCCACCATCCATATTACCGACACCCTGGACACCACCACGGTGACCCTGAACGACGTCAGTGCTGCCGAAAACAACAGCTTGATCTACACCGCCAGTGTCGATAACGCCCCACAGACCCCGTTCAGCGTGACGCTGGACAACGGTGTGGTGATCCACTTTGCGGCGGGCGCCCTGACCGGCAGCTCCGACCCGCAACCGGGTCTACCCAACGAGCAGGTTTTTGAAGTATCTGTTGCTGCAACCTCTGGTGGTAACTATGAGGCGCTGAATACCACGGATACAGCTGTTGTCACTGTGTTTGACGGTAATGTACCGCCTGTAGCGCAAGGGGGGGCTTTAACTGTTTCTGAAGAAGGTTTACTCGGTGGTATTCAGGATAGTCAAGGTGTAAATGATACAACGAATGCCAGTTCTGATTCGGTATCGTTGCCAGCGGTTGATGTCAATGGAGATTTGCTGATCTATACATTAGATACCGCAGAATCCGGCCTGACTTCAAATGGGGTTGCTATTACTTTTTCAGGTCAGGGCACCGATACTCTGGTGGGTTCTGTACCTGATGGTCTGGGTGGTGAGATAACGATCATTACCCTCAGTGTTGATTCGAGCGGCACGGTTACAGCTGACCTGTCCGGCCCGGTAGATCATGCCGATACCAATATTGAAAGCGATCTTAGTTTTGATGTGACTTTAGCTGTATCCGATGGTGAATTTACTGATACAGCCAATGTGTCAATCACTATTGAAGATGATAGTCCGGTGGGAGACAACGTTGATAAAGGGATAGTATTACCCGATCAACAGGCTGTGAGCGTGGTGGTGGTTCTCGATGTTTCAGGTTCGATGAACAACAGCACTGCCAATGGCACGCGGATAGGTTTGGCAAAACAGGCGCTGGATAACCTCTCGGATGAGCTGTTTTCTCAGGGTGGCAGTGTTGTGATTTCCCTGATTACATTCTCGTCAGATGCGACTTATGTTGGCAGCTTTAGTAACGAAGCAGCATTTGATTCTGCGGTGTACGGATTGTCTGCCAATGGTGCAACCAATTACAACGCATCGCTTGTAGAGACGAATCAATTATTAATGGAGCAACTGGCGCAGGATAGACCGGAAAATATTCAGGATCTGCTTTATTTTATTTCTGATGGTGAGCCAACAGCGGGTGGACCTGTTGATGTCTCTCTTCTCACTAATGGAATAGCAGACGGCGACCTGCCAACGGTGTTTTCTATCGGCGCTGGCAGTGGTGTGTCCGTGGCTGCACTGGATGCCATTATTCCGCCATCACAGCAGTCAGATCCCGATTTCGGTGACCCGATTATCGTGAATAACTTTAATGATCTCTCTGATACCCTGATCGATCTTTTGGCTCTTCCAGCTCAGACTTCCGGAAACTTTTTTGTTAACGGCACGCCTGTGCTTACCAAGGGTGCCGACGGCGGTGAGATTACCGAGATTCGGTTTGGCGGAGAAACTTACACTCAAGACAGTCCGGAAGTGAGTGGCAGTACTTTGACAGCAACATCGGTGCAAGGCACTCTGGTAGTGAATTTTCTGACAGGTAGCTACGAGTTTACTGCCAGTGATAATCTTGTAAATGGTGATTCCGTCGTTATCCAGCTGCTTTTCACTGATTTTGATGGTGATACTGCCGCAGCACAATTGACGCTCAATGTGGGCGACAATACGGCTCCGGTTGCGCAATCCTTTAACTTGATAACAAGCGCTGCTGGTGACTTCTCCATGGATAGCGATGAGGTGGCCCGTTTCTCTGTCGATCCTGACGGAGACAATGCCTACCTGTTTTCAACTACTGCAGGTGCTGAACACACTCCTTACAGCCAGAAAGCTATTATTTTCGGTGGTTTCGATTATACGGTCGTTGATGATCAGGGGCAGGGGAGCAATACGGCCACTGCCAGTCTGATTCGTGACAATAATGACGATGTGCTCACAGGAACAGCTGGTCGCGATCTGATTATTGATAAAAATTCAGGGTTCGTTTCCCTTGATGTGCGTTCAGGCTCTACCTTTAACAATAACAATTTATTTGGTGTTGCCGTCGGGGGACTCGATGCCGGGTTGTCCGTCACCAAGATTGTGATTGACCTAAGTGCTATTAACGATGCCTTTTTCGATGTGTCTGGCAGTGGTTCCACACCATTTGGCGTTTCCAGCCTCGTTGGTATTTCGTCTGCCAATATCAGCTCCGCACTATCCAATTCAGATCAAACACTGACGATCAATATTGCACCAGGCGCGCTGACTAACGGTGACAGTTTTCGGTTTGGCATCGACACGGATGATAACGCCGTTATTGGTAATGGAGATGATTTCGGATTACTGGGTGTTCCCGTCACATTGCAACTGAGTGATGGCTCCGTTGTTCAGAGTCAATATCAGCCAGGTGCCAATGGCACGTCAAAATTGAGCTTTGAAATATCCGCTGTCAACGATGCAGAATTACTGGGCAACGCTGGTGACGATGTCCTTGTGGGTGGAACCGGTAACGATATCCTCACGGGAGGTGCTGGCGAAGATATTTTTGTCTGGAATGCTGGTGATGCTGCGTCAAATGCAATAGACACTATCACAGACTTTAACCAGTCTGGTGGTACCTATAACACAGCGGAAGGTGATGTGCTTGATATTTCTGACCTTCTGACAGGTGAAGAAATGCTGGATCACTCTACCAGTACTTCTCTGGCTGCAGCACTGGATGCTAACTATTTATCTGTTACATCAGACGGTACTGATACGACGATTGTTGCTGATGTGGATGGCTCAGGTACGGGTACGGCTACGCAAACACTGATTATAGAGGGTGTTGATCTTACCAATGGAGGCACAACCAGTTCTGCTCAGGTGATAGAAAACCTGTTGAACACCAATAGTTTGATTGTCGACTGA
- a CDS encoding TolC family outer membrane protein: MLKNKVISAVLVFGLIGSFHQIQADTLSIEDAVAKTLETNPEVQAELREVDARERQVREALGGYLPTVDVLAGFGFQERDPTGRDFSPSDRTRNELERHEAQLNVRQLVFDGFNTPNEHKNQKSRHQSAAHRAHSVGEDIALEVVRTYLDVLKQKAILELADQTLATHQEVYNKMQKRADSGVGSRADLDQISGRLALSRSNVISQTANLLDAKTNFQRVVGRFPETNELVTPGTYGKHLPETVAEAVAKATENHPLLKSASADIEAVSYQYEQTKSGFYPQFHIEIERDLNDNIDGIEEQVDDLKVMLRMRYNLFRGNSDQAKKQQFAYLVEKAKQIRANTYRQVEQEVRLAWVARDAIQNQIPVLENYVIDAQETKNAYVKQFDLGRRTLLDLLNTENEMISARQSLTRANFDLLFNEYRLFHAMGELLNTVGSEI, translated from the coding sequence ATGTTGAAAAACAAAGTGATATCGGCAGTTCTCGTTTTTGGGCTCATCGGCAGCTTCCATCAAATACAGGCTGATACGTTAAGTATTGAAGACGCTGTTGCCAAAACGCTGGAAACCAACCCCGAGGTTCAGGCTGAACTGCGTGAAGTTGATGCCAGAGAGCGCCAGGTGCGTGAAGCTCTGGGTGGGTATTTACCAACGGTCGATGTACTGGCGGGTTTTGGTTTTCAGGAACGTGACCCTACTGGCCGGGATTTCAGCCCATCCGATCGTACGCGCAATGAACTTGAACGCCATGAAGCCCAGCTAAACGTAAGACAGCTCGTATTTGACGGCTTTAATACCCCCAACGAACACAAGAACCAGAAGTCCAGGCATCAGAGCGCGGCCCACCGCGCCCACTCTGTTGGTGAGGATATCGCACTGGAGGTAGTCAGGACTTACCTCGATGTCCTCAAGCAGAAAGCAATTCTTGAGTTGGCAGATCAGACACTGGCAACACATCAAGAAGTCTATAACAAAATGCAGAAGCGGGCTGATTCGGGTGTGGGGAGTCGTGCCGATCTTGATCAGATTTCTGGTCGTTTGGCTCTTTCCAGAAGCAATGTCATTTCACAAACGGCCAATCTGCTTGACGCTAAAACCAATTTTCAGCGGGTAGTAGGGCGTTTCCCCGAAACCAATGAACTGGTCACTCCGGGGACCTACGGCAAACACCTGCCCGAAACAGTTGCTGAGGCAGTAGCCAAAGCAACAGAGAATCACCCTTTGCTTAAATCGGCCAGTGCTGATATTGAAGCGGTGAGTTATCAGTATGAGCAAACCAAAAGTGGTTTTTATCCGCAGTTTCACATCGAGATTGAACGCGATCTCAACGACAATATAGATGGGATAGAAGAACAAGTTGATGATCTGAAAGTGATGCTGCGTATGCGCTACAACCTTTTTCGCGGCAATTCCGATCAAGCAAAGAAACAACAGTTCGCCTATTTGGTTGAAAAAGCCAAACAGATACGGGCCAATACCTATCGGCAAGTAGAGCAGGAAGTCAGGCTCGCCTGGGTCGCCAGAGACGCTATCCAAAACCAGATCCCGGTATTGGAAAACTACGTAATTGACGCACAGGAAACCAAAAATGCATATGTTAAACAGTTCGATTTAGGGCGTCGTACATTGCTGGATCTGCTTAATACGGAAAATGAAATGATCTCCGCGCGACAGTCATTGACCAGAGCAAACTTTGATTTGCTGTTTAACGAGTACCGTTTGTTCCATGCCATGGGTGAATTATTAAACACCGTTGGTTCAGAGATATAA
- a CDS encoding HlyD family type I secretion periplasmic adaptor subunit: protein MAFDIKRLREHFDQTSSTDLKYMSYSSEAVLKQSPITSQVLMWVIATFILIMIIWASFATVDEFTRGEGKIVPSSDIQIVQNLEGGILAKLMVTEGDIVAKGQPLLQIDDTIFASTFKERALQANQLAVKAARLRAEAGNGDFQSELEKLGNPVEQALVDREKELFSSRRRQYTSELESLKQKANQKNQELSSIKVKQKSVADSYNLLSQELTFTEPLVAEGAISQIELLRLQRQVNDLKGEMDRARIAIPQLESAYREALNNIDTFVDQHGSAVREELNDITAELGRLEQSNEALEDRVDRTIVRSPMKGIVKQLKVKTEGGVIQPGMDLVEIVPFDDSLLVDAKVLPRDIAFIHPHQKAIVKFTAYDFAVHGGLPAKVTLISPDTIEDKEGVSYYQVRLQTESSHLGKAEEPLPIIAGMTVQVDILTGKKTVMDYLLKPILKTKQLALRER, encoded by the coding sequence ATGGCATTTGATATTAAAAGACTTCGCGAGCATTTCGACCAGACGTCCTCAACAGACCTCAAGTACATGTCATACTCCTCTGAGGCGGTGTTGAAACAATCGCCCATTACTTCTCAGGTGCTGATGTGGGTGATCGCCACGTTTATTCTGATTATGATCATCTGGGCCAGTTTCGCGACAGTCGATGAATTTACCCGTGGAGAAGGCAAAATTGTACCTTCCAGTGATATCCAGATCGTACAAAATCTGGAAGGCGGTATTTTGGCCAAACTGATGGTTACTGAGGGTGATATTGTCGCCAAAGGTCAACCTTTACTGCAAATTGATGACACTATTTTTGCTTCAACATTCAAGGAACGTGCGTTACAGGCGAATCAGCTGGCGGTTAAAGCGGCTCGCCTGCGGGCCGAAGCGGGCAATGGCGATTTTCAGTCAGAGTTGGAAAAACTGGGTAATCCTGTTGAACAGGCGCTGGTTGATAGGGAAAAAGAACTGTTTTCTTCACGCCGACGTCAATATACCTCGGAGCTGGAGTCATTAAAGCAGAAAGCCAACCAGAAAAATCAGGAACTGTCCTCCATCAAGGTGAAACAGAAAAGTGTTGCTGACAGCTATAATCTGTTGAGTCAGGAATTAACCTTTACCGAGCCTCTGGTGGCCGAGGGGGCTATTTCCCAAATCGAGCTGTTGCGATTGCAGCGCCAGGTAAACGACCTGAAGGGAGAAATGGATCGAGCGAGAATCGCCATTCCCCAACTGGAGTCTGCATATCGGGAAGCACTGAACAACATTGATACTTTTGTGGACCAGCATGGCAGCGCGGTCAGAGAGGAGCTGAATGATATAACCGCCGAGCTTGGTCGGCTTGAGCAATCAAACGAAGCACTTGAAGACAGGGTCGATAGGACAATTGTTCGTTCGCCGATGAAAGGCATCGTGAAGCAGCTAAAGGTAAAAACCGAAGGTGGCGTGATTCAGCCGGGCATGGATCTGGTAGAAATTGTTCCCTTTGATGATTCTTTACTGGTTGACGCGAAAGTACTGCCGCGCGATATTGCATTTATTCATCCACACCAGAAAGCTATCGTTAAATTTACTGCTTATGATTTTGCCGTTCACGGCGGCCTGCCTGCTAAAGTCACTTTGATCTCGCCTGATACTATAGAAGATAAAGAAGGTGTCAGTTATTACCAGGTGCGTCTGCAGACAGAAAGCAGTCATCTGGGAAAAGCCGAAGAACCTCTACCCATTATTGCCGGTATGACTGTTCAAGTAGATATTCTTACCGGTAAGAAAACGGTGATGGACTATTTGCTGAAACCTATTCTGAAAACCAAACAACTGGCTCTTCGGGAAAGATAA